Proteins from a genomic interval of Musa acuminata AAA Group cultivar baxijiao chromosome BXJ1-9, Cavendish_Baxijiao_AAA, whole genome shotgun sequence:
- the LOC135593011 gene encoding FCS-Like Zinc finger 6-like, translating into MVLRKRPRPPMRRTTSMAEFAPNVVLPNDKASQPSSDLRKASDVLHHQREPQGAAELPAQRRDAGPADWLEARYQWVLDPSPCGGRSRRNSGDFAVVETAPFLRACGLCKRRLGPGRDTFMYRGDIAFCSHECRQQQMKQDERKEKCSLTSIKDAATATNGSEQAGKGETVAAA; encoded by the exons ATGGTGCTGAGGAAGCGGCCGCGGCCTCCGATGAGGCGGACCACCAGCATGGCCGAGTTCGCCCCCAACGTTGTCCTCCCAAACGATAAGGCCTCGCAGCCCTCGTCCGACCTTAGGAAGGCCAGCGACGTTCTCCACCACCAGAGGGAGCCGCAGGGGGCGGCGGAGTTGCCCGCGCAGAGGAGGGACGCCGGCCCTGCGGATTGGCTGGAGGCGAGGTATCAGTGGGTCCTGGATCCGTCGCCGTGTGGCGGCCGGAGCCGGAGGAACTCCGGAGACTTTGCGGTGGTGGAGACGGCGCCCTTCCTCAGGGCCTGCGGCCTCTGCAAGCGCCGCCTTGGGCCCGGCCGGGACACGTTCATGTACAG GGGAGATATTGCATTCTGCAGCCACGAGTGCAGACAGCAGCAGATGAAACAGGATGAACGCAAGGAGAAGTGCTCTCTGACTTCCATCAAGGACGCTGCTACTGCAACCAATGGCTCCGAACAAGCTGGTAAGGGCGAGACGGTCGCTGCTGCATGA